A section of the Paralichthys olivaceus isolate ysfri-2021 chromosome 16, ASM2471397v2, whole genome shotgun sequence genome encodes:
- the c16h7orf25 gene encoding UPF0415 protein C7orf25 homolog — protein MSLQVALEERISSAQLLLQRAEQLCLGVEGHQKLCGKLRAELRFLRRVEAGELQVKESHLHSTNLTHLTAIVESAESLEDVAALLHVFTYQDTFGCRQTLVVDVVANGGRTWVKAVGRKAEALHNIWQGRGQYGDKSIIKQAEDFLQASRQQPVHYQHPHIVFAFYNGVSCPMADRLRDMGVSVRGDIVAVNAVATEEGREDEAEEEDGQAAEEDHEEEMEACELTRVDRGTVVASLAFPVQVQVEECQRVNLDITTLITYVSSLSHGRCHFTFREPVLTDQATQERCQQVLPQLDAFMSGKELFACRAAVSDFQLILDTLGGPGEKGRAEKLLARLHLVDDQPSERTMRLTPSAKVNQRSLTIFGTGDSLRAVTMTANSRFVRAAANQGVRYSVFIHQPRALTEGKEWRATPI, from the coding sequence ATGTCTTTGCAGGTGGCGCTAGAGGAGAGAATCAGCTCTGCTCAGCTGTTGCTGCAGCGGGCAGAGCAGCTTTGTCTGGGTGTAGAGGGTCACCAGAAGCTCTGTGGTAAACTGCGAGCTGAGCTGCGCTTCCTGCGGCGGGTGGAGGCCGGAGAGCTGCAGGTCAAAGAGTCTCACCTGCACAGCACCAACCTGACTCACCTGACAGCCATTGTTGAGTCAGCCGAGAGTCTGGAAGACGTGGCGGCTCTGCTGCATGTCTTCACCTACCAGGATACCTTTGGCTGCCGCCAGACGCTGGTGGTGGACGTGGTAGCGAATGGGGGACGCACCTGGGTGAAGGCGGTGGGTAGGAAGGCAGAGGCTCTGCATAACATCTGGCAGGGGCGGGGTCAGTACGGAGACAAGAGCATCATCAAGCAGGCAGAGGACTTCCTGCAAGCCAGTCGCCAGCAGCCTGTCCATTACCAACACCCCCACATTGTCTTTGCTTTCTACAACGGCGTCTCTTGCCCCATGGCGGACCGACTCAGGGACATGGGTGTCTCTGTGCGTGGGGACATTGTAGCTGTCAATGCCGTGGcgacagaggaaggcagagaaGACGAagccgaggaggaggatgggcaagcagcagaagaagaccatgaagaggagatggaggcgTGTGAGCTGACCCGAGTGGACCGCGGCACAGTGGTGGCCAGCCTGGCGTTTCCTGTCCAGGTGCAGGTGGAGGAGTGTCAGCGGGTGAACCTGGACATCACCACACTCATTACGTATGTGTCATCGCTGAGCCACGGCCGCTGTCACTTTACCTTTAGAGAGCCAGTGCTGACTGATCAGGCCACTCAGGAGCGCTGCCAGCAGGTGCTGCCGCAGCTCGACGCCTTCATGTCGGGAAAGGAGCTGTTTGCCTGCCGTGCCGCTGTTTCTGACTTCCAGCTGATCCTGGACACACTAGGGGGGCCAGGTGAGAAGGGGCGCGCTGAGAAGTTGCTGGCACGCCTTCACCTGGTGGATGACCAGCCATCAGAGCGAACTATGCGTCTCACACCCAGTGCCAAGGTCAACCAGCGCTCGCTCACCATCTTTGGGACTGGAGACTCGCTGAGAGCCGTTACCATGACAGCAAACAGCAGGTTCGTTAGGGCGGCAGCTAATCAGGGCGTCCGATACAGCGTGTTTATCCACCAACCACGTGCTCTAACTGAGGGCAAGGAGTGGAGGGCCACACCCATCTGA
- the dnajc1 gene encoding dnaJ homolog subfamily C member 1 encodes MGVCAGLCGSLLVCLTLLLSAAPPLTAWEADLELLDLVEEIPQTFYQFLFLDQDASAAEIKKAYRRMSLTLHPDKNKDEDAETQFRQLVAIYEVLKDEERRRKYDDILVNGLPDWRQPVFYYRRVRKMSNSELGFLLFFILTVGHYAVIWSIYLEKQLDELLSKKKKEKKKKLSSKPAEELRCIDQDRTDRVHDRPHWQDILPLKLSIWIYLSVKNLPQTVQEVKQFYEDYQQMKQQQREEAEAEHEAVTRERRPKVKKPKEPKEFPVYKPSSENLNYQSYDQTSSIEEIEDQMDVWLQDSRATRKKAADWTEDELSLLSRLMVKFPGGTPGRWDKIAHELGRSVSEVTTKVKQVKDNVSHTSGLVKLSELKSPPVRVLTVADSAMTQRVGGACEEEQEEEEALAVRRRNRKSSAAADGGGVKIRGRRQRDFDPAAVEEEEESEPQENRDRADPAAWTQNQQKLLELALQQFPRGTVERWDRIARVVPGKTKEECMIRYKMLAELVQKRKQAKS; translated from the exons ATGGGGGTCTGTGCGGGTCTGTGCGGGTCCCTGCTGGTCTGCCTGACCCTGCTGCTCTCCGCGGCCCCCCCTCTGACTGCTTGGGAGGCGGATCTGGAACTACTGGACCTAGTGGAGGAGATCCCGCAGACCTTCtaccagttcctgttcctggaCCAG gacGCCTCAGCAGCAGAGATAAAGAAGGCGTACCGCCGTATGTCTCTCACTCTGCATCCGGATAAGAACAAAGACGAAGATGCTGAGACTCAGTTCAGACAG CTCGTTGCCATTTATGAAGTCCTGAAGGACGAGGAGCGACGACGCAA GTATGATGACATCCTGGTGAATGGGCTTCCTGATTGGCGGCAGCCAGTCTTCTACTACAGACGAGTGAGAAAGATGAGTAACTCTGAGCTGggcttcctccttttcttcatcctcactgTTGGACACTACGCGGTCATCTGGTCCATCTACCTTGAGAAACAGCTG GACGAGCTGCTAagtaagaagaaaaaagagaagaagaaaaagctgaGCTCCAAACCAGCAGAGGAGCTCAGGTGTATCGATCAGGATCGGACCGACAG ggTTCACGACCGACCTCATTGGCAGGACATCCTCCCTCTGAAGCTCAGCATCTGGATTTACCTGTCTGTGAAAAATCTGCCTCAGACCGTGCAG gaggTGAAGCAGTTCTATGAGGACTATCAACAgatgaaacagcagcagagagaagaagctgaagctgaACACGAAGCTGTGACCA GAGAGAGGAGACCAAAGGTCAAGAAGCCAAAGGAACCAAAAGAGTTTCCAGTTTATAAGCCATCATCTGAGAACCTGAACTACCAGAGCTATGACCAGACCTCGTCCATTGAGGAGATTGAAGACCAGATGGACGTCTGGCTGCAGGACAGCAGGGCCACCAGGAAGAAG GCTGCAGACTGGACGGAGGACGAGCTCAGTCTCCTCAGCAGGTTGATGGTTAAATTTCCAGGAGGAACGCCAGGTCGATGGGATAAGATCGCTCATGAACTTGGACGATCAGTGTCTGAA GTTACGACGAaggtgaaacaggtgaaagACAACGTGAGCCACACCTCAG gTCTGGTGAAGCTGTCTGAGCTGAAGAGCCCTCCTGTTAGGGTACTTACTGTTGCTGACAGTGCGATGACTCAGAGGGTGGGTGGGGCCtgtgaggaagagcaggaggaagaggaagctcTGGCTGTGCGCCGGAGGAACAGGaagtcctctgcagcagcagatggggGAGGGGTAAAGATCAGAGGTCGTCGGCAAAGAGATTTCGACCCTGCGgctgtggaagaggaggaggagtcagagcCTCAGGAGAACAGGGACAGGGCGGATCCTGCCGCCTGGACTCAGAAccagcaaaaactactggaacTTGCTCTGCAACAGTTTCCCCGTGGAACTGTAGAACGCTGGGACCGCATCGCCAGGGTGGTTCCTGGGAAAACCAAG GAGGAGTGTATGATCCGTTACAAGATGTTGGCTGAGCTGGTTCAGAAGAGGAAACAGGCCAAGAGCTGA